From the genome of Streptacidiphilus sp. PB12-B1b:
CCATCATGTTGCGCATGCCGATGATCCAGCCGGCGATGGAGGCCAGCGCGACCGTGGCCGCGGGCAGCACCCCGTGTGAGACCACGCTGTTGATGAAGGGCCAGTTCCAGCCCTCGGTCAGCGGATCACGGCCGGTGGTGTAGCCGCCGTTGTAGGGGAAGAGCTTCCAGTAGAAGCCGCCGGTGAGCAGGAGCAGCAGCGCCAGGATGAAGTAGGGCACGGCCTGGAAGAAGGTCATCACCGGCAGCAGCGCGTCCAGCAGTCCGCTGCGCCGCCAGCCGACGACGATGCCGAGCAGCGTCCCGAGGACGAAGGCGACGATGGTGGCGGAGCCGATCAGCCCGATCGTCCAGGGCAGGTCGTTGCCGAGGATGGAGGTGACCGGAACCGACTGCAGGGTGGAGGTGCCCAGGTTGCCGTGGGCCAGCTTGCCGAGGTAGCCGAGGTACTGCGCGAGCAGGCTCTGGTTGCTGTCCAGGCCGTACTGGGCCGACATGGCCGCGAGTTGGGCGTGGGTGAGGGTGGTGGTGCGCAGGCTCTGCAGGATGGACTGCAGGGCGTTGCCGGGGAGCATGCGCGGCAGGAAGAAGTTCAGCGTGACGGCGGCGTAGGCGGCGATCAGGTAGAAGCCGAGGCGGCGCAGGATCGTGTTCATCGTCGGCTCCTTTCAGGGGATCTGGCGCCACACGGGCGGCTGGGAGTCGGGCGGGCAGCCGCAGCTCTCGCGGCGGACGAGTCGCGTGGGCAGCACGATGTCGGGCAGCTCGGCCCCGTCCTCTGTGGGAGCGCTCCCGCCGCTGTCGGCAGTGATCATGTTGTGGAGGACCTCGAAGGCTCGGGCGCCGATCTCCTGGATGGGCTGGCGCACGGTGGTCAACTGGGGTCGCAGGTGCCGGGCGAAGGGCAGGTCGTCGAAGCCGGTCACGGCCACGTCGCCCGGCACGTCGAAGCCGTGCTCGGCGAGGGCGTAGATGACGCCCAGCGCGGTCTGGTCGTTGGCGCAGGCGATGGCCCGGGGCAGCGTCGCCCCGACGGCGATCAGCCCGCGGATGATCTGCACCCCGCTCCCGGCCGAGTAGTCGCCCTGCCAGGCCGGGCCGGTCAGGCACTCCCCTCCGAGCGCCTGCGCCTCGGCCACGAACGAGCGGCCGCGGACGATGTTGTCGGGGCTGTCCGCGTGCCCGGCGATGTAGGCCAGCCGCCGGTAGCCGTGGTCCCGCACCAGGTGCCGGGCCAACTCCCGCATGCTGGTGGCGCTGTCGCCGCGGACGTTGGCGGTGGGGCCGCCGCTGGCGCCCGCCAGGGTCACCACCGGGACGGTCCTGGCGATGTTGGCGATCCCGGCGGGGGAGAGCACCTGGTCGTGCAGGATCAGGCCGTCGCACTTCCCGGCGATGGTCATGATCCGGTTGGGCAGGGTGTGTTCGTCGATGTTGACGGAGCTGACCAGCAGGTCGTAGCCGCGGCGTCCGGCGACGATCTCGATGCCCCGGTTGATCTGGTCGCCGAAGAGCAGGCTCTCGGTCTCGTCCTCGAACATGCCGTCGTCGGTGCCGTAGACCCGGCGGAACACCACGCCCACCACCTGCTTGAGCCGGTT
Proteins encoded in this window:
- a CDS encoding LacI family DNA-binding transcriptional regulator; protein product: MDARAGNGATPTIYDVARRAGVSIASVSRVLNGRDNPRPETRDRVMKAIGELGFVPDGAARALSNRLKQVVGVVFRRVYGTDDGMFEDETESLLFGDQINRGIEIVAGRRGYDLLVSSVNIDEHTLPNRIMTIAGKCDGLILHDQVLSPAGIANIARTVPVVTLAGASGGPTANVRGDSATSMRELARHLVRDHGYRRLAYIAGHADSPDNIVRGRSFVAEAQALGGECLTGPAWQGDYSAGSGVQIIRGLIAVGATLPRAIACANDQTALGVIYALAEHGFDVPGDVAVTGFDDLPFARHLRPQLTTVRQPIQEIGARAFEVLHNMITADSGGSAPTEDGAELPDIVLPTRLVRRESCGCPPDSQPPVWRQIP
- a CDS encoding ABC transporter permease produces the protein MNTILRRLGFYLIAAYAAVTLNFFLPRMLPGNALQSILQSLRTTTLTHAQLAAMSAQYGLDSNQSLLAQYLGYLGKLAHGNLGTSTLQSVPVTSILGNDLPWTIGLIGSATIVAFVLGTLLGIVVGWRRSGLLDALLPVMTFFQAVPYFILALLLLLTGGFYWKLFPYNGGYTTGRDPLTEGWNWPFINSVVSHGVLPAATVALASIAGWIIGMRNMMVTTMDEDYVLVAAAKGLPQWRVVAVAARNAILPSISNFALSISLVVTGSIVTEIVFSYPGVGYAIYQAILNADYPVMQGILLVVTFTVLGANLLADIAYVILDPRARREG